The Bacillus carboniphilus genome contains a region encoding:
- a CDS encoding FadR/GntR family transcriptional regulator encodes MKPATKVYIEIVEHLRDMIAKDGFGPGDRIPSERELSEKLGFGRSSVREALRALELLGLIETRRGEGTFLRDFQEHQLVELLGTFILQDFKVQNDALECKAMIEKSCLELIFMKDKIAVISPNLTNHSSYDEMMSEIVEVADNRLLSKIWKILAGYVTSYQLEQADQQRMKSFVHAFQKSDQDEIMKAFAEMHNLSK; translated from the coding sequence ATGAAGCCAGCGACAAAGGTATATATTGAAATCGTAGAACACCTTAGGGATATGATTGCCAAAGATGGTTTTGGCCCTGGAGATCGTATCCCTTCAGAAAGAGAACTTTCTGAAAAACTAGGTTTTGGAAGATCCAGTGTACGAGAAGCTCTACGTGCATTGGAGTTATTAGGCCTAATCGAAACTCGCCGTGGTGAAGGAACCTTTTTAAGAGACTTTCAAGAGCACCAACTTGTTGAGCTTTTGGGAACTTTCATCCTGCAGGACTTTAAAGTTCAGAACGATGCACTAGAATGCAAAGCAATGATTGAAAAAAGTTGCTTAGAATTGATATTTATGAAAGACAAAATTGCGGTAATATCACCTAACCTAACTAATCATTCTTCTTATGACGAAATGATGTCTGAAATAGTAGAAGTAGCTGATAATCGTTTGCTGTCTAAAATCTGGAAGATTCTAGCTGGATATGTTACTTCATATCAATTAGAACAAGCAGACCAACAAAGAATGAAATCCTTCGTCCATGCATTTCAAAAATCAGACCAGGATGAAATAATGAAAGCATTTGCTGAAATGCATAATTTGTCGAAGTGA
- a CDS encoding YtrH family sporulation protein: MLQEAFFFSFFKAFFIAFGVLVGGSMLGGFAAFITNKPALNEILELSRNLRIWAIIAAIGGTFDTLYSLEKGFMDGDTKVLFKQFLLILSALWGAQVGYSLISWFTQGD, encoded by the coding sequence ATGCTGCAGGAAGCCTTCTTTTTTTCATTTTTCAAAGCATTTTTTATCGCATTTGGTGTTCTCGTTGGTGGCTCTATGCTTGGGGGATTTGCGGCATTTATTACGAATAAACCTGCGCTTAACGAAATTCTAGAGCTCTCACGTAATCTAAGAATATGGGCTATTATCGCTGCAATTGGTGGTACGTTTGATACTCTCTATAGTTTAGAAAAAGGCTTTATGGATGGGGATACAAAGGTTTTATTTAAGCAGTTTTTGTTAATTCTATCTGCACTTTGGGGTGCACAAGTAGGGTATTCACTTATTAGCTGGTTCACACAAGGAGATTAA
- the ytrI gene encoding sporulation membrane protein YtrI — MRIPPLYRQPNWQRFLSGMAIGGIISWFIFIYMFGVMQEKQSTLINKQMSEISELNKEKEYWQGEFKKINEELENELTIQEIQVKLLDNKKIKLSSLQKANIEKEVSDLLSVIKAKKLESVSESKGIIKKAIEEKILTVDSKRYRLTVEFWELSTKVYIEVSIDLA, encoded by the coding sequence ATGAGAATTCCTCCACTATACCGACAACCTAATTGGCAAAGATTTTTAAGTGGAATGGCAATTGGCGGGATTATAAGCTGGTTTATATTTATATATATGTTTGGGGTCATGCAGGAAAAGCAATCAACACTTATCAATAAACAGATGAGTGAGATTTCAGAGCTTAATAAGGAAAAGGAATACTGGCAAGGAGAGTTTAAAAAAATAAACGAAGAATTAGAGAACGAACTCACTATTCAAGAAATTCAAGTAAAGTTACTAGACAATAAAAAAATCAAGCTTTCAAGTTTACAAAAAGCTAACATAGAGAAGGAAGTCAGTGACCTATTATCCGTAATAAAAGCAAAGAAATTAGAAAGCGTTTCAGAAAGTAAAGGTATCATAAAAAAGGCTATAGAAGAAAAGATATTAACTGTAGATAGTAAAAGGTATCGGCTTACTGTGGAGTTTTGGGAATTATCAACAAAGGTTTATATTGAAGTTTCAATTGATCTCGCATGA
- a CDS encoding YtpI family protein — protein MPVFVILIVLSLTFYIYFKVKQVRSKRPIEKKWISGKSSMALGTFVFFFGINQLFIYPEIETITYMIAAIFAIVGILSMVGGYKMYKHYLPYVLKEAEQYK, from the coding sequence ATGCCCGTATTTGTTATTCTCATAGTTCTATCACTTACTTTCTACATTTACTTCAAAGTAAAACAAGTACGAAGTAAGCGTCCTATAGAAAAAAAGTGGATTTCCGGTAAAAGTAGCATGGCCCTTGGTACATTTGTATTCTTTTTTGGAATCAACCAGCTCTTTATCTATCCAGAGATTGAAACCATTACCTACATGATCGCAGCCATCTTTGCCATCGTTGGTATTTTATCAATGGTAGGTGGTTATAAAATGTATAAGCATTACCTGCCATATGTATTAAAAGAAGCAGAACAGTACAAATAA
- the pfkA gene encoding 6-phosphofructokinase, which translates to MKRIGVLTSGGDSPGMNAAIRAVVRKAIYHNLEVYGIFQGYAGLINGNIQKLELGSVGDIIHRGGTMLYTARCEEFKTKEGQAKGIEQLKRFGIEGLVVIGGDGSYRGAKALTEHGFPCVGVPGTIDNDIPGTDLTIGFDTAINTVIDAIDRIRDTATSHDRTFIIEVMGRDAGDIALWTGLAGGAETILIPEENYDMKEIVDRLKRGQERGKKHSIIIVAEGVCSGVDFAKQLKETANLDTRVSVLGHIQRGGSPTAADRVLASRLGARAVELLLDGKGGRSVGIESNELVDYDIIEILSKPHKVNLDMYRLSKELSI; encoded by the coding sequence ATGAAACGTATTGGAGTTTTAACGAGTGGTGGAGATTCACCAGGGATGAACGCGGCCATCCGAGCTGTTGTACGGAAGGCTATTTATCATAATTTAGAAGTATACGGTATTTTCCAAGGCTACGCTGGCCTAATTAACGGAAATATTCAAAAGCTTGAACTGGGTTCGGTGGGGGATATCATCCATCGAGGTGGAACCATGCTATATACAGCTAGATGTGAAGAGTTCAAGACAAAAGAAGGACAAGCAAAAGGGATCGAACAATTAAAAAGGTTTGGAATTGAAGGGCTAGTGGTCATTGGAGGCGACGGTTCATATCGTGGAGCAAAAGCTTTGACTGAACACGGATTTCCTTGCGTAGGCGTACCAGGTACGATTGATAATGATATTCCGGGGACTGATTTGACTATAGGCTTTGACACGGCGATTAACACAGTCATTGATGCTATTGACCGAATTCGTGATACCGCTACTTCACATGATCGCACGTTCATTATTGAAGTAATGGGGCGTGATGCAGGAGATATTGCTCTTTGGACAGGTCTAGCTGGAGGAGCTGAGACAATCCTTATCCCTGAGGAGAACTATGACATGAAAGAAATCGTAGATCGACTAAAAAGAGGGCAAGAACGTGGTAAAAAACACAGTATTATCATTGTGGCAGAAGGAGTTTGTAGTGGGGTTGATTTTGCGAAACAACTGAAAGAGACTGCAAATCTAGATACTCGTGTTTCCGTTTTAGGACATATTCAAAGAGGTGGTTCACCGACTGCTGCAGACCGTGTACTAGCAAGTCGTCTAGGTGCCAGAGCTGTTGAGTTACTATTGGATGGTAAGGGTGGACGCTCTGTTGGAATCGAGAGTAATGAATTAGTGGATTATGATATTATTGAGATATTGTCTAAGCCGCATAAAGTGAATTTAGATATGTATCGTTTGTCTAAAGAGCTATCAATATAG
- the dnaE gene encoding DNA polymerase III subunit alpha, whose product MMIGERIIKRSGNMSYVHLYVQSAYSLLQSSLSIETIVSEAKNKGFSSIALTDYQVLYGAIPFYKECKKQGIKPIIGLTIDVEGDHLHPTNRMVLLAKSYTGYQSLVKISSAIQTQEKTSLPLKWLKAYNQDLIGILAEIPMHTKNNQEAADNSLLSLFSQCFQPNSFYLGIQKDVLQKLEHVVEDCMNHYKCVALQPVRYSNPEDAFVYRCLTAIRDGVKLADQGEDLNWTKGFDLKPLQEVVESYQEYPDLLENVVHVANQCNIELQSQDVQLPKYPVPNGQTSDSYLETLCKQGLESRGNAGKGDYESRLKFELSIIKKLGYSDYFLIVWDFMKYAHENHILTGPGRGSAAGSLVSYVLHITDVDPIEHNLLFERFLNPDRVSMPDIDIDFPDHKRDQVIDYVVNKYGKNRVAQIITYGTFATKAALRDVARIFSFGTSELETLSKWVSMSQGRSLSEVYKKSEPLRKWVEEDPLHKKLLETAIKIEGLPRHTSTHAAGVVMSDFPLTDLIPLQGHQGEVFLTQYPMEILEELGLLKMDFLGLRNLTILEMILQSIKQTTGEKLELKNLPPQDEKTFRLLAEGRTSGIFQLESDGMKRVLQRLKPTSFEDIVAVNALYRPGPMENIPTFIARKNGEEPIEYWHEDIKTILEPTYGVLVYQEQIMQVASQMAGFSLGEADLLRRAVGKKKKEVLDQERDHFVNGATRKGYDIKTANHVYDLIVRFANYGFNRSHAVAYSLIAYQLAYLKTHYPLPFMAALLTSVIGNEEKTKQYIQELKEYGYKLYPPSIKKSGYTYLVEKDGLRFPISAIKGVGASAVRDIFRVRKTEKIGDLFDFVLHVSPKAVNRKTLESLIYSGAFDDFNETRATLLASVDSALEYANLVKPKEGEMELFSEEALFLKPKYHVMEEIPVDSILEHEKRVVGFFVSKHPISPYKGQLAELGAVPITALKEGDKSARAGVFISGVRTIRTKKGEVMAFLSLSDDSGEIDAVVFPSSYKKYSSQVFEGNLVCVIGNVDRRDGKLQFIVNDIYSREEWEEKKGQVRKLYIHIVNKENLWELKSILLKSKGSVPVILIYSEPKKTIQLNREYWVTPTPSLLQELRELVGKDEVILRS is encoded by the coding sequence ATGATGATAGGAGAACGGATTATCAAAAGGAGTGGAAACATGTCTTACGTCCATCTCTATGTACAAAGTGCTTATAGTTTACTTCAAAGTTCATTATCAATAGAAACAATAGTAAGTGAAGCGAAAAACAAAGGGTTTTCATCCATCGCTTTGACCGATTACCAGGTCTTGTATGGTGCAATCCCGTTCTATAAGGAATGTAAAAAACAAGGGATTAAACCGATTATAGGACTGACGATTGATGTAGAGGGGGATCATCTCCACCCAACCAATCGAATGGTTTTACTTGCTAAAAGTTATACAGGGTATCAATCACTCGTAAAAATATCAAGTGCTATACAAACACAGGAAAAAACAAGTTTACCTTTAAAATGGCTTAAAGCTTACAACCAAGATTTAATTGGAATTTTGGCTGAGATTCCTATGCATACAAAGAACAATCAAGAAGCTGCAGACAACTCTTTGCTCTCGCTTTTTAGCCAGTGTTTTCAACCTAATTCCTTCTATCTTGGAATCCAAAAAGATGTACTTCAAAAACTGGAGCATGTCGTTGAGGACTGTATGAATCACTATAAATGTGTTGCCCTCCAACCGGTTCGTTATAGTAATCCAGAAGATGCTTTTGTTTATCGTTGTTTAACAGCGATTCGGGATGGAGTTAAACTTGCCGACCAAGGGGAGGATTTGAATTGGACGAAAGGGTTTGACCTCAAACCACTTCAAGAAGTCGTGGAATCCTATCAAGAGTATCCAGACCTGTTAGAAAATGTAGTACATGTTGCAAATCAATGTAACATAGAGTTACAAAGTCAGGATGTTCAATTACCTAAATATCCGGTTCCTAATGGTCAAACTTCAGATAGCTACCTGGAGACATTGTGTAAACAAGGACTTGAAAGTAGGGGGAATGCTGGTAAAGGTGATTACGAATCTCGCTTAAAATTTGAGTTATCGATAATAAAGAAACTTGGATATAGTGATTACTTCTTAATCGTATGGGATTTTATGAAGTATGCACATGAAAATCATATTTTAACAGGACCAGGAAGAGGTTCCGCAGCGGGATCACTTGTTTCCTATGTGCTTCATATCACGGATGTGGACCCAATCGAGCATAATCTATTATTTGAAAGATTCTTGAATCCAGATAGAGTCTCTATGCCTGATATCGATATCGATTTCCCCGATCATAAAAGGGACCAGGTGATAGATTATGTTGTGAATAAATATGGAAAAAACCGAGTTGCTCAGATTATTACATATGGAACTTTTGCCACGAAGGCAGCGCTCCGTGATGTCGCACGAATATTCAGTTTTGGCACGAGTGAGTTAGAAACCCTGTCAAAATGGGTATCGATGTCACAGGGAAGGTCCTTGAGTGAAGTCTATAAGAAATCAGAGCCGTTACGGAAATGGGTAGAAGAAGATCCTTTACATAAAAAACTGCTAGAAACAGCGATTAAAATAGAAGGTTTACCGAGACATACCTCTACACATGCGGCTGGGGTTGTCATGTCAGACTTTCCTTTGACAGATTTAATCCCATTACAAGGACATCAAGGGGAAGTATTCCTTACTCAGTATCCCATGGAGATTTTAGAGGAGCTAGGGCTATTAAAAATGGATTTCTTAGGCTTAAGAAATCTAACGATATTAGAAATGATTCTTCAATCTATCAAGCAAACAACTGGAGAAAAACTCGAACTAAAAAATCTACCCCCTCAGGATGAAAAAACATTTCGTTTATTAGCTGAGGGAAGAACATCTGGGATTTTTCAACTTGAATCAGATGGGATGAAAAGGGTCCTCCAGAGACTAAAGCCAACTAGTTTTGAAGACATCGTAGCTGTTAATGCCTTATATCGACCAGGTCCTATGGAGAATATACCTACTTTTATTGCTCGTAAAAATGGGGAAGAGCCCATTGAGTATTGGCATGAAGATATTAAAACTATACTAGAACCAACTTATGGAGTGCTAGTTTATCAAGAACAAATCATGCAAGTAGCTTCACAAATGGCGGGTTTTTCTCTAGGTGAAGCGGACCTTTTGAGACGAGCTGTAGGAAAGAAAAAGAAAGAAGTACTTGATCAAGAGCGAGATCACTTTGTAAATGGTGCAACTCGTAAAGGTTACGATATAAAGACAGCTAACCATGTATATGATTTAATTGTTCGTTTTGCCAATTATGGATTTAATAGAAGCCACGCCGTTGCTTATAGCTTAATCGCCTATCAACTTGCTTATTTAAAAACACATTACCCATTGCCATTTATGGCAGCGTTATTGACTTCTGTAATAGGCAATGAAGAAAAAACAAAACAATATATTCAGGAGCTAAAAGAATATGGATATAAGCTGTATCCACCATCCATTAAGAAAAGTGGGTATACCTATTTAGTAGAAAAAGATGGACTTCGTTTCCCTATTTCAGCAATCAAAGGTGTTGGTGCCTCTGCCGTTAGGGATATCTTTAGAGTTAGGAAAACAGAAAAGATTGGAGATTTATTTGATTTTGTTTTACATGTATCTCCCAAAGCCGTGAATAGGAAGACACTCGAAAGCTTGATCTACTCAGGAGCGTTTGACGACTTTAATGAAACGAGAGCTACCTTATTAGCTTCAGTAGATTCGGCCCTTGAATACGCAAATTTAGTAAAACCCAAAGAAGGCGAGATGGAGCTCTTCTCGGAAGAAGCCCTGTTTTTAAAACCGAAGTACCATGTGATGGAGGAAATTCCTGTTGATAGTATTTTAGAGCACGAAAAAAGAGTGGTCGGTTTCTTTGTCTCAAAACATCCCATTTCACCTTACAAAGGGCAATTAGCAGAGCTAGGGGCAGTTCCTATTACCGCACTAAAAGAAGGAGATAAATCTGCTAGAGCTGGTGTTTTTATTTCCGGAGTACGGACAATTCGAACCAAGAAAGGCGAAGTGATGGCCTTTTTATCTTTAAGTGACGATTCAGGTGAAATAGATGCTGTTGTTTTTCCGAGCAGCTATAAAAAATACTCATCTCAAGTTTTTGAAGGGAATTTAGTATGTGTAATTGGGAATGTAGATCGTAGGGATGGGAAACTGCAGTTCATAGTAAATGACATATATAGTAGAGAAGAATGGGAAGAGAAAAAGGGACAAGTTCGAAAGCTTTATATTCATATAGTAAATAAAGAAAACCTATGGGAATTAAAATCAATTTTATTAAAATCAAAAGGAAGCGTGCCGGTTATCTTAATTTATTCGGAACCGAAGAAAACGATTCAGTTAAACCGTGAATATTGGGTTACACCAACGCCTTCACTGCTACAAGAACTACGAGAATTAGTAGGAAAAGATGAAGTTATTTTGAGAAGTTAA
- the accD gene encoding acetyl-CoA carboxylase, carboxyltransferase subunit beta: MLKDIFSKQKKKKYATIPSETAKQDVPEGIMTKCPSCKKIMFTKELSKNEKVCIQCSYHFPMTAYERVESLLDEHSFKEYDRDLLTENPLGFPGYLEKIEQDQKKTDLNEAVLTGTGEIGSFPISLAIMDSHFRMGSMGSVVGEKITRAIERAREEKIPFVIFTASGGARMQESVLSLMQMVKTSAALQTFSDEGGLIISIMTHPTTGGVSASFASLGDYNFAEPGALIGFAGRRIIEQTIREDLPEDFQTAEFLLKHGQLDAVISRLEMKEKLTQILDIHCARRELEWLEN; the protein is encoded by the coding sequence TTGCTAAAAGATATATTTTCAAAACAAAAGAAGAAAAAATATGCAACGATCCCTTCTGAAACTGCAAAGCAAGATGTTCCAGAAGGAATTATGACCAAATGCCCATCATGCAAAAAAATTATGTTTACAAAAGAATTATCCAAAAATGAAAAAGTCTGTATTCAATGTAGCTATCATTTTCCGATGACTGCATATGAAAGAGTCGAAAGTTTATTGGATGAACATAGTTTTAAAGAGTATGATCGTGATTTGTTAACAGAAAATCCACTAGGGTTCCCTGGTTATTTAGAAAAAATAGAGCAAGACCAAAAGAAGACAGATCTAAACGAAGCCGTATTAACAGGTACTGGAGAAATTGGAAGTTTTCCTATTTCTTTAGCTATTATGGATTCTCACTTTAGAATGGGAAGTATGGGATCTGTAGTAGGAGAGAAGATTACTCGTGCCATTGAAAGGGCTAGAGAAGAAAAAATTCCATTTGTGATTTTTACAGCTTCAGGTGGAGCTAGAATGCAGGAGAGTGTTCTAAGTTTAATGCAAATGGTCAAAACAAGTGCAGCTCTCCAAACTTTTAGCGATGAAGGCGGACTGATCATATCTATTATGACTCACCCAACTACAGGTGGAGTATCTGCTAGTTTTGCTTCTCTAGGAGATTATAATTTTGCTGAACCTGGTGCACTCATCGGTTTTGCTGGTAGAAGGATTATCGAACAGACTATTCGAGAGGATCTCCCTGAGGATTTCCAAACAGCAGAATTTCTTCTTAAGCATGGACAGCTCGATGCTGTTATTTCTAGACTTGAGATGAAAGAAAAGCTTACTCAGATATTGGATATACACTGTGCAAGGAGGGAGCTTGAATGGCTGGAGAATTAG
- the accA gene encoding acetyl-CoA carboxylase carboxyl transferase subunit alpha, translating to MAGELEFEKPITELKNKIQELKAFTQKSDVDLTDEIEKLENRLLKLEQDIYSHLKPWDRVQIARHPSRPTTLDYISYLFQDFFECHGDRLYGDDEAIVSGIATFHGLPVTIIGHQRGKDTKENIRRNFGMPHPEGYRKALRLMKQAEKFNRPVICFLDTKGAYPGKAAEERGQSEAIARNLFEMAGLKTPIICVVIGEGASGGALAIGVGNHVHMLENSWYSVISPEGAAALLWKDSTQAKKAAESMKITAPDLKELGIIDEIIPEVRGGAHHDARKQAEEIDKVLINSLRELYPLSVEELLTQRYEKYRKMGAFSSKMEASPVKA from the coding sequence ATGGCTGGAGAATTAGAATTTGAAAAGCCGATAACGGAGCTTAAAAATAAAATTCAAGAGCTTAAGGCTTTTACTCAAAAGTCCGATGTAGATCTCACGGATGAAATTGAAAAGCTTGAAAATCGTTTATTAAAGCTAGAACAAGATATATATAGTCACTTAAAGCCTTGGGATCGAGTCCAAATAGCCCGACATCCCAGCAGGCCAACGACTTTAGATTATATTTCTTACCTTTTCCAGGACTTTTTTGAATGTCATGGAGACCGTCTTTATGGAGATGATGAAGCCATCGTAAGTGGAATAGCTACCTTCCATGGTCTTCCTGTTACCATCATTGGTCATCAAAGAGGAAAAGATACGAAAGAAAATATTAGACGTAATTTCGGGATGCCTCATCCTGAGGGTTACCGTAAAGCTTTACGTTTAATGAAACAAGCGGAAAAGTTCAATCGTCCAGTTATTTGTTTCCTCGATACGAAAGGTGCTTACCCTGGTAAAGCAGCTGAAGAAAGAGGGCAAAGCGAAGCAATCGCTCGAAATTTATTTGAAATGGCTGGATTAAAAACTCCGATTATTTGTGTTGTCATTGGAGAAGGTGCTAGTGGTGGAGCTCTTGCGATTGGTGTTGGAAACCATGTACACATGCTCGAAAATTCATGGTATTCCGTCATTTCGCCAGAAGGAGCTGCTGCACTTCTGTGGAAGGATTCGACTCAGGCTAAGAAAGCTGCAGAATCTATGAAAATCACCGCTCCTGACTTAAAAGAACTTGGAATTATTGATGAGATTATCCCTGAGGTTCGTGGCGGTGCCCATCACGACGCAAGAAAACAGGCTGAAGAAATTGATAAGGTACTGATTAATTCTTTGCGTGAGCTGTATCCATTATCCGTAGAAGAACTCCTAACTCAACGATACGAAAAATACAGAAAAATGGGAGCTTTTTCTTCCAAAATGGAAGCATCTCCTGTTAAAGCATAG
- a CDS encoding bifunctional oligoribonuclease/PAP phosphatase NrnA: MIQQIVEAIEEFETIIIHRHVRPDPDAYGSQGGLAEIIKATYPNKNVWTVGEEEESLHFLRRMDVIEDKSYEDALVIVCDTANQERVSDQRYNKGSMLIKIDHHPNEDPYGDIMWVDTSASSVSEMIYEFYVTGKEKGLKMTNEAARLLYAGIVGDTGRFLYPSTTEKTFAYASELTNYSFSRTDLYNQLYETPLQVVKLQGYIFQEFELLENGAAAIYITKDNLQKFNLSPAEASSLVSSLGNIAGIVAWVFFIEEDDQIRVRFRSKGPVINSIAKKYNGGGHPLAAGASIYSWDVAKEVLNDLQEACYSFIQK, translated from the coding sequence TTGATTCAGCAAATCGTAGAAGCAATTGAAGAGTTTGAAACGATTATTATTCATCGTCATGTACGTCCAGATCCGGATGCCTATGGCTCCCAAGGGGGATTAGCTGAAATTATTAAGGCTACTTATCCTAATAAAAATGTGTGGACCGTTGGGGAAGAGGAAGAGTCCCTCCATTTTTTAAGAAGAATGGATGTAATTGAAGATAAAAGCTATGAAGATGCTCTGGTCATTGTTTGTGATACAGCCAATCAAGAAAGAGTTAGTGATCAAAGGTACAACAAGGGTTCAATGTTAATAAAAATCGATCATCATCCAAATGAAGACCCATATGGAGATATCATGTGGGTAGATACTAGTGCAAGCTCCGTTAGTGAAATGATTTATGAGTTTTATGTTACGGGTAAAGAAAAAGGATTGAAAATGACAAACGAGGCAGCCAGGCTATTATATGCTGGGATTGTAGGGGATACGGGGAGATTTCTCTATCCTAGTACAACTGAGAAAACATTTGCCTATGCTAGTGAGCTGACAAACTATTCTTTCTCTAGAACCGATCTATATAACCAGCTTTATGAGACACCGCTACAAGTGGTAAAGCTGCAGGGTTATATTTTTCAAGAATTTGAGCTTCTGGAAAATGGAGCAGCTGCCATTTATATAACGAAAGATAATCTACAGAAGTTTAACTTATCACCGGCAGAGGCCTCTAGCCTTGTTAGTAGTTTGGGGAATATTGCTGGTATTGTTGCTTGGGTATTCTTTATAGAGGAAGACGACCAAATTCGAGTCCGTTTCCGTTCAAAGGGTCCAGTTATAAACAGTATTGCCAAAAAATATAACGGTGGAGGGCATCCTCTAGCTGCTGGTGCATCCATTTACAGCTGGGATGTAGCAAAAGAAGTGCTGAATGACTTGCAAGAGGCTTGTTATTCATTTATACAAAAATGA
- a CDS encoding NAD(P)-dependent malic enzyme, translating into MTLREEALHMHRVHKGKLESKSKVQVRNAKDLSLAYSPGVAEPCKVIYDKPETVYDFTMKGNMVAVVSDGTAVLGLGNIGPEAALPVMEGKAVLFKSFAGVDAFPICLNTTDVDKIVETVKLLEPTFGGVNLEDIAAPNCFEVEERLKKETNIPIFHDDQHGTAIVTAAGLVNALKLVNKSMSEIKVVANGAGAAGIAIIKLLYHFGVRDIIMCDSKGAIYEGRPFGMNDIKAQVATFTNRNREEGSLEDVIKGADVFIGVSVAGALTKEMVESMNDNSIIFAMANPVPEIMPEDAKAAGATVIGTGRSDFPNQVNNVLAFPGIFRGALDVRATHINEKMKIAAVKAIADLITADELNADYVIPGPFDPRVAPAVASAVAKAAMETGVARIKVDPEEVRRKTEQLSAIGKSE; encoded by the coding sequence TTGACATTAAGAGAAGAAGCACTACATATGCACAGAGTGCATAAAGGAAAACTTGAATCGAAGTCTAAAGTACAAGTACGTAATGCTAAGGATCTAAGCCTAGCTTATTCACCTGGTGTTGCTGAGCCTTGTAAAGTTATATATGATAAGCCAGAAACTGTATATGATTTTACAATGAAAGGGAATATGGTTGCTGTTGTTTCTGATGGAACAGCTGTGTTAGGACTAGGAAATATTGGACCGGAAGCAGCTTTGCCTGTTATGGAAGGAAAAGCAGTACTATTTAAGAGTTTTGCAGGCGTAGATGCATTTCCAATTTGTTTAAATACTACTGATGTAGACAAAATTGTGGAAACTGTAAAACTACTTGAACCTACTTTTGGTGGAGTTAACTTAGAGGATATTGCGGCTCCTAATTGTTTTGAAGTAGAAGAACGATTAAAGAAAGAGACGAATATTCCTATTTTCCATGATGACCAACATGGTACAGCCATTGTAACCGCTGCAGGACTAGTCAATGCATTAAAATTAGTGAACAAAAGCATGTCTGAAATTAAAGTGGTGGCTAACGGAGCGGGTGCTGCAGGTATCGCTATTATCAAGCTCTTGTATCATTTTGGTGTAAGAGATATTATAATGTGTGATTCAAAAGGAGCAATCTACGAAGGCCGTCCATTCGGAATGAATGATATTAAAGCACAAGTAGCGACTTTTACAAATAGAAATAGAGAAGAAGGTTCTTTAGAAGATGTTATTAAAGGGGCAGATGTCTTTATTGGGGTATCTGTTGCAGGAGCCCTAACAAAAGAGATGGTAGAGTCGATGAATGATAACTCTATTATTTTTGCTATGGCTAACCCAGTACCTGAGATTATGCCAGAAGATGCAAAGGCTGCTGGAGCTACTGTCATCGGTACAGGTCGTTCTGATTTTCCAAACCAGGTGAACAATGTCTTAGCTTTCCCTGGAATATTCAGAGGTGCATTAGACGTAAGAGCTACACACATCAATGAAAAGATGAAAATTGCTGCAGTAAAAGCGATTGCTGATTTAATCACTGCAGATGAATTGAATGCTGACTACGTAATTCCAGGACCTTTTGATCCAAGAGTTGCTCCGGCTGTTGCTTCAGCTGTTGCTAAAGCAGCTATGGAAACAGGTGTAGCTCGTATAAAAGTAGACCCAGAGGAAGTGCGACGTAAAACAGAACAACTTTCTGCTATCGGAAAAAGTGAGTGA